A genomic segment from Spongiibacter sp. IMCC21906 encodes:
- a CDS encoding ABC transporter permease → MFKQNTMHYLNLAGLSWMIPVFKLATGDNPKEQGQEILRQIGLPIMAVLVFLAVWSTLAAKVDTSLGTFPGPAAVYSAAQGLLEEHQAERVKAEAFYERQHKRNDALLAKNPDAEIKIRDYTGKATFIDQIFTSLVTVFTGFIVASFIAIPIGVACGLSPLLNMAIAPLIQIFKPVSPLAWLPLVTMVVSAVYVSNDPMFSKSFVNSAITVTLCCMWPTLINTAVGVANIDKDLINVGRVIQLGWVTRVQKIAIPASLPMIFTGLRISLGIGWMVLIAAEMLAQNPGLGKFVWDEFQNGSSESLSRIMVAVVTIGFIGFILDFLMQTLHKLIARGEAQS, encoded by the coding sequence ATGTTTAAACAAAACACAATGCACTACCTGAATCTGGCGGGTTTAAGCTGGATGATCCCCGTATTCAAGTTGGCCACGGGTGACAACCCTAAAGAACAAGGTCAAGAAATTCTGCGTCAAATCGGTTTGCCCATTATGGCAGTGCTGGTATTTCTGGCGGTATGGTCAACCCTGGCCGCCAAAGTGGACACCAGTTTGGGCACCTTCCCCGGTCCTGCTGCGGTGTACAGTGCCGCGCAGGGATTGCTGGAAGAACATCAAGCCGAACGCGTAAAAGCCGAAGCTTTTTACGAGCGGCAACACAAACGCAACGACGCGCTATTGGCCAAAAATCCCGACGCCGAGATAAAAATTCGAGACTACACCGGCAAAGCCACCTTTATCGATCAGATTTTTACCAGCTTAGTCACCGTGTTCACCGGCTTTATTGTCGCCTCGTTTATCGCCATTCCCATCGGCGTGGCCTGCGGCCTGAGCCCACTGCTGAACATGGCCATCGCCCCACTTATCCAGATTTTTAAGCCCGTTTCGCCCCTGGCCTGGCTACCCTTGGTCACTATGGTCGTCAGTGCAGTCTATGTCAGCAATGACCCGATGTTTTCCAAATCCTTTGTTAATTCAGCCATTACCGTCACCCTCTGTTGCATGTGGCCCACGCTGATCAACACCGCCGTGGGCGTTGCCAATATTGACAAAGATCTGATTAACGTCGGCCGGGTCATTCAGCTGGGTTGGGTCACTCGGGTGCAGAAAATCGCCATACCCGCATCACTGCCCATGATTTTTACTGGCCTGCGTATCTCCCTCGGCATTGGCTGGATGGTATTAATTGCCGCCGAGATGCTCGCCCAAAACCCGGGGCTGGGTAAATTCGTTTGGGATGAATTTCAAAATGGCAGCTCTGAGTCCCTCTCCCGAATCATGGTTGCCGTCGTCACCATTGGTTTCATTGGTTTTATTCTCGACTTCCTGATGCAAACCCTTCACAAGCTTATCGCCCGCGGCGAAGCCCAAAGCTAA
- a CDS encoding glutamine--tRNA ligase/YqeY domain fusion protein, whose translation MSEEAATGNNFLRHLVREDINQGRLAEQALVTRFPPEPNGYLHIGHAKSICLNFGLAKQFGGQCHLRFDDTNPAKEEQRYIDAIKEDIQWLGFEWNGPVRFASDYFDTLYEYAEHLIQSGKAYVCELNAEEMREYRGTLTEPGRNSPYRERSAEENLALFRAMRDGQFDDGSKVLRAKIDMTAGNINLRDPIIYRIRKQHHHQTGDKWCIYPTYDFTHGQSDAIEGITHSICTLEFEDHRPLYEWFIANLPVPAQPKQYEFARLNLNYTVTSKRKLKNLVDEHVVAGWDDPRMPTIAGMRRRGFTPGSLRHFCEMVGVARSEGVVDVAMLEHAIRDDLDKNAPRAMCVLEPLKLVITNYPDDKVETLSAPGHPNRDDLGMRQLPFSKEIYIEREDFREEANKKYKRLVLGKKVRLRNAYVLFAEEAIKDEAGNIVEVHCSYDPDTLGEDPSDGVKPKGVIHWVSASHGKQAEVRLYDRLFNHEAPDRGGEAFLDHVNPDSLRVLENCWIEPSLAEANPEQGFQFERTGYFVADRLDHRGDKPVFNRTIALRDTWGKAENA comes from the coding sequence ATGAGCGAAGAAGCAGCAACGGGTAATAATTTTTTACGTCATCTGGTCCGGGAGGACATTAATCAAGGACGTTTGGCAGAGCAGGCGCTGGTCACCCGTTTTCCTCCCGAACCCAACGGGTACTTACATATTGGTCATGCCAAATCAATTTGCCTTAATTTTGGTTTAGCCAAACAGTTTGGCGGGCAATGTCATTTGCGTTTTGATGACACCAATCCGGCTAAAGAAGAACAACGCTATATTGATGCGATAAAGGAGGACATTCAGTGGTTGGGTTTTGAGTGGAACGGACCGGTTCGTTTTGCTTCCGACTACTTTGATACCTTGTATGAGTACGCCGAGCATTTGATCCAATCTGGCAAGGCTTATGTCTGCGAACTGAACGCCGAGGAAATGCGAGAGTATCGCGGTACATTGACGGAGCCCGGTCGCAATAGCCCCTATCGCGAGCGCAGCGCCGAGGAAAATCTTGCGTTGTTTAGAGCGATGCGTGATGGCCAGTTTGACGATGGCAGCAAGGTTCTGCGGGCAAAAATCGATATGACGGCTGGCAATATCAATCTGCGAGACCCCATTATTTATCGCATTCGCAAACAGCACCATCACCAAACAGGCGATAAGTGGTGTATTTATCCCACCTATGATTTTACCCACGGTCAGTCGGATGCCATTGAGGGCATTACCCATTCTATTTGTACCTTGGAGTTTGAAGACCATCGGCCGCTATACGAATGGTTTATTGCTAATTTGCCGGTGCCTGCTCAACCAAAACAGTATGAGTTTGCCCGCCTAAATCTGAATTACACCGTCACCAGTAAGCGCAAGCTGAAAAACCTGGTGGATGAACATGTTGTGGCTGGCTGGGACGACCCTCGTATGCCGACTATTGCCGGTATGCGTCGCCGTGGTTTTACCCCGGGCTCGCTGCGGCATTTCTGTGAAATGGTCGGTGTCGCCCGTAGTGAGGGGGTGGTGGATGTGGCCATGTTGGAGCACGCTATTCGGGATGATCTGGATAAAAACGCGCCACGGGCAATGTGTGTACTGGAGCCCTTGAAGCTGGTTATCACTAATTATCCAGACGATAAGGTCGAAACTTTGTCGGCGCCGGGCCACCCCAACCGGGATGATCTTGGCATGCGTCAGCTACCTTTCTCAAAAGAAATCTACATTGAGCGAGAGGACTTTAGAGAAGAGGCTAATAAAAAGTACAAGCGCTTGGTGCTGGGTAAAAAAGTGCGTCTGCGCAACGCCTATGTCTTATTCGCCGAAGAAGCCATTAAAGACGAGGCGGGCAATATTGTTGAGGTGCATTGCAGCTATGACCCTGACACATTAGGTGAAGACCCCAGCGATGGTGTCAAACCCAAGGGCGTGATCCATTGGGTTTCTGCCAGTCATGGCAAGCAAGCTGAAGTGCGTTTATACGATCGGCTGTTTAATCACGAGGCGCCGGATCGGGGCGGTGAAGCGTTTCTGGATCACGTCAACCCGGATTCTTTGCGGGTGCTGGAAAACTGCTGGATAGAACCGAGTTTGGCTGAAGCGAATCCCGAGCAGGGTTTTCAGTTTGAACGCACCGGTTATTTTGTTGCAGATCGATTGGATCACCGTGGGGATAAACCGGTGTTTAATCGTACCATTGCACTGCGTGACACTTGGGGAAAGGCTGAAAACGCCTAG
- a CDS encoding UDP-2,3-diacylglucosamine diphosphatase yields the protein MHQLFISDLHLEEERPDTLQAFFHFLQNDAPSADELYILGDFFEFWIGDDDDRPLVDEISSALEQLSRSGTHIFIMRGNRDFLLGEDFCRRAGATLLEDPTVITVAGEPCLLLHGDSLCTRDEKYMAFRAQSRTPQWKAAALAKPLEERRIIAKQMRIASNEATSNNAEDIMDVTPDEVIAVLAQHNCQRMIHGHTHRPHRHSISVNGQPAERIVLGDWDQHLWYLAVDGQDIELHHRKITS from the coding sequence ATGCACCAACTGTTCATTTCTGACCTGCATCTTGAAGAAGAACGCCCGGATACCCTCCAGGCGTTTTTTCACTTTTTGCAAAATGATGCCCCCAGCGCTGACGAACTTTATATTCTCGGTGATTTTTTTGAATTCTGGATCGGTGACGACGATGATCGCCCCCTTGTAGATGAAATCAGCTCAGCCCTTGAACAGCTATCTCGTTCTGGCACCCACATATTTATCATGCGCGGCAACCGGGACTTTTTGCTCGGCGAAGATTTTTGCCGCCGCGCTGGGGCGACCCTGCTAGAAGATCCAACCGTGATTACGGTTGCCGGCGAGCCCTGCCTGCTTCTGCACGGCGACAGCCTTTGTACCCGAGACGAAAAATACATGGCTTTTCGGGCTCAATCCCGCACCCCCCAGTGGAAGGCAGCCGCCTTGGCCAAGCCACTGGAAGAGCGCCGCATTATTGCCAAGCAAATGCGCATTGCCAGTAACGAAGCAACCAGCAATAACGCCGAAGATATTATGGATGTCACGCCAGATGAGGTGATCGCTGTCTTAGCCCAGCACAATTGCCAGCGCATGATTCACGGTCATACCCACCGGCCACATCGACATTCAATATCCGTAAACGGTCAGCCCGCCGAACGCATCGTACTGGGTGACTGGGATCAACACCTCTGGTATTTAGCCGTCGACGGTCAAGATATCGAACTGCATCATCGCAAGATCACGTCATAA
- a CDS encoding VanZ family protein: MLINSWRNIALLVYAMLITLLSLLPGGSDLQFNVWDKLQHCGAYFLLMLLSGGNNYSQLLTRGIIVIGFSALLEFIQGFSPGRVPSIADMLANSSGVLFAIGFLSALRFWKKA, from the coding sequence ATGCTAATTAACAGTTGGCGCAATATCGCGCTCCTCGTTTACGCAATGCTGATCACTCTGCTCTCCTTATTACCGGGCGGCAGTGATCTGCAATTTAACGTTTGGGATAAGCTCCAACATTGTGGTGCGTATTTTCTGTTAATGCTATTGAGTGGTGGCAATAACTATTCTCAACTGCTGACTCGCGGCATCATAGTTATTGGTTTTAGCGCCCTGCTAGAATTCATACAGGGCTTCTCACCCGGTAGAGTCCCCTCTATTGCCGACATGCTTGCCAACAGCTCAGGCGTGCTTTTCGCAATTGGCTTTCTGTCAGCACTACGCTTTTGGAAGAAAGCCTAA
- the folD gene encoding bifunctional methylenetetrahydrofolate dehydrogenase/methenyltetrahydrofolate cyclohydrolase FolD produces the protein MAAQRLDGKALAASWEEQLAKRVAVMKERSGGKTPILATILVGADPASATYVKMKGNACKRIGMDSLAVEMPDTTSTEELLNKIDELNNNPDVHGILLQHPVPSQIDERACFDAIALSKDVDGVTCLGFGRMAMGEDAYGCATPKGIMRILEHYNIPLEGKHAVVVGRSPILGKPMAMMMLEANATVTICHSRTQNLIELIQQADIVVGAVGKPEFIKAEWIKDGAVVVDAGYHPGGVGDIELAPLVNRVAAYTPVPGGVGPMTINTLIFQSVASGEKALG, from the coding sequence ATGGCAGCACAGCGACTGGACGGTAAAGCACTAGCGGCAAGCTGGGAAGAACAATTAGCAAAACGCGTCGCCGTAATGAAAGAACGCTCCGGTGGAAAAACGCCCATCCTGGCTACCATTTTAGTCGGCGCGGACCCCGCCTCTGCCACCTATGTAAAAATGAAAGGCAATGCCTGTAAGCGTATCGGCATGGACTCCTTGGCCGTGGAAATGCCCGACACCACAAGCACAGAAGAACTGCTTAATAAAATTGATGAGTTAAACAACAACCCCGACGTTCATGGAATTTTATTACAGCACCCAGTGCCCAGCCAGATTGATGAGCGCGCCTGCTTCGACGCCATTGCCTTAAGCAAAGATGTCGATGGCGTGACTTGCCTCGGTTTTGGCCGCATGGCCATGGGTGAAGATGCCTACGGCTGCGCCACTCCGAAAGGCATTATGCGCATTCTTGAGCACTACAATATTCCACTCGAAGGTAAGCATGCGGTAGTGGTGGGCAGAAGCCCCATTCTAGGTAAACCCATGGCAATGATGATGCTAGAAGCCAACGCTACCGTTACTATCTGTCATTCTCGCACCCAAAACCTGATCGAGCTGATTCAGCAAGCAGACATCGTGGTGGGCGCTGTCGGCAAGCCAGAGTTTATTAAAGCTGAGTGGATAAAAGATGGCGCCGTCGTTGTCGACGCGGGTTACCACCCCGGCGGCGTTGGCGATATAGAGCTAGCACCACTTGTAAACCGAGTGGCGGCCTACACCCCGGTTCCTGGCGGCGTAGGCCCCATGACCATTAACACCCTCATCTTTCAAAGCGTTGCTTCTGGCGAAAAAGCCCTTGGATAA
- a CDS encoding CmpA/NrtA family ABC transporter substrate-binding protein, with amino-acid sequence MSWYHRLITSALCALSVSTASLATAGTPEKAELKFGFIKLTDMAPLAIAYEKFFFEDEGLYVTLEAQANWKVLLDGVIDGQLDGAHMLAGQPLGATIGFGTQAHIITAFSMDLNGNGITVSNDVWAEMKKNIPHDDSGKPIHPIKADYLKPVVESYKAKGKPFKMGMVFPVSTHNYELRYWLAAGGIHPGYYAPMKGDISGQIDADALLSVTPPPQMPATMEAGTIYGYCVGEPWNQQAVFKGIGVPVITDYEIWKNNPEKVFGVSKEWAEKYPNTHIAVVKALIRAAKWLDDNNNANRPEAVKILSQPNYVGADYDVIANSMTGTFEYEKGDKRDVPDFNVFFRYNATFPYYSDAVWYLTQMRRWGQIAEHKPDSWYMDIAKKVYRPDIYAEAAKQLIAEGKMAASDFPDFATETGFKPPQTEFIDEISYDGSKPNEYLSKFKIGLKPKDALK; translated from the coding sequence ATGTCTTGGTATCATCGCTTGATCACCTCTGCCCTATGCGCGCTGTCAGTCAGTACTGCCAGCCTTGCCACTGCCGGCACCCCGGAAAAAGCCGAACTGAAATTCGGTTTTATAAAACTGACCGATATGGCCCCCCTGGCCATCGCTTACGAAAAATTCTTTTTTGAAGACGAAGGTCTCTACGTCACCCTGGAAGCTCAAGCAAACTGGAAGGTATTGCTGGACGGCGTCATTGACGGTCAACTCGACGGCGCTCACATGCTGGCAGGTCAGCCCCTGGGCGCCACCATCGGTTTTGGTACCCAGGCGCACATCATCACCGCGTTCAGCATGGACCTGAATGGCAATGGCATTACCGTGTCCAACGACGTTTGGGCTGAAATGAAAAAGAACATCCCCCACGATGACAGCGGCAAGCCCATTCACCCCATCAAGGCAGACTACTTAAAGCCGGTTGTGGAAAGTTACAAAGCCAAGGGCAAGCCGTTCAAAATGGGTATGGTTTTCCCAGTATCGACCCATAACTACGAACTGCGCTACTGGCTGGCTGCTGGCGGCATTCATCCCGGATACTATGCTCCAATGAAAGGGGATATCAGCGGCCAGATTGACGCCGATGCCCTGCTCTCCGTCACCCCACCCCCACAAATGCCCGCAACGATGGAAGCCGGAACCATTTACGGCTACTGCGTAGGCGAGCCCTGGAACCAGCAAGCTGTGTTCAAAGGCATCGGTGTTCCGGTCATTACCGACTATGAAATCTGGAAAAACAACCCAGAAAAAGTCTTTGGGGTAAGCAAAGAATGGGCTGAAAAATATCCCAACACCCATATTGCTGTCGTCAAAGCGCTGATCCGCGCCGCCAAATGGCTGGATGACAACAATAACGCCAACCGCCCCGAAGCGGTCAAAATTCTCAGTCAACCCAACTATGTCGGCGCCGACTACGATGTTATCGCCAACTCCATGACCGGCACCTTTGAATACGAAAAAGGCGACAAGCGCGACGTGCCTGACTTCAACGTATTCTTTCGATACAACGCCACTTTTCCCTACTACTCCGACGCGGTTTGGTACCTGACCCAGATGCGCCGCTGGGGTCAAATTGCCGAACATAAGCCCGACAGCTGGTATATGGATATCGCCAAAAAAGTTTACCGTCCTGACATCTATGCCGAAGCCGCCAAGCAGCTGATTGCCGAAGGCAAAATGGCCGCCAGCGACTTCCCGGATTTTGCCACTGAAACCGGTTTTAAACCGCCACAAACCGAGTTTATCGACGAGATAAGCTACGACGGCAGCAAACCGAATGAATACCTGAGCAAATTCAAAATTGGTCTCAAACCCAAAGACGCACTGAAGTAA
- the cysS gene encoding cysteine--tRNA ligase has translation MSIQIYNTLSRSKQPLTPIVEGKIGMYVCGMTVYDYCHLGHARVLLAFDVITRFLRAKGYEVSYVRNITDIDDKILRRAEENGEAFEDLTARFIEAMNEDADRLGIQAPNSEPRATAHIGDILAMIQRLMDSGFAYQASNGDVYYRVSRFEKYGALSGKKTDELLAGARIAVDEAKEDPRDFALWKAAAAEEVHWDSPWGKGRPGWHIECSAMSTCCLGESFDIHGGGPDLVFPHHENEIAQSEAATGKSYANTWMHAGAVRVDNEKMSKSLGNFFTIREILDKYHPEVVRYFLVGSHYRSAINYSEDNLRIAQQNLERFYHALKGLDVAASDYPSLDADNEFVSRFDKAMADDFNVPEALAVMYELVRKMNTLRGTGDQAALNEHAVILKSLGGVLGVLQMPATQFLQAGSDDAISGDAVEGLIAERAQAKKDKDFARADEIRQSLLDQGVVLEDSRQGTTWRRESAD, from the coding sequence ATGAGCATACAAATTTACAACACCCTTAGTCGCAGCAAGCAGCCATTAACCCCGATTGTTGAAGGCAAAATTGGCATGTATGTCTGCGGCATGACGGTTTATGACTACTGTCACTTGGGGCATGCCCGGGTGTTGTTGGCTTTTGATGTGATTACCCGCTTTCTTCGTGCCAAGGGCTACGAGGTTAGCTACGTTCGTAATATCACCGATATCGACGATAAAATTTTGCGTCGGGCTGAAGAAAACGGCGAGGCTTTCGAAGATTTAACGGCTCGTTTTATTGAGGCAATGAATGAAGATGCCGATCGGCTCGGCATTCAAGCCCCCAATAGCGAACCCCGTGCCACTGCGCATATTGGCGATATCCTGGCAATGATTCAGCGATTGATGGATAGCGGTTTTGCTTATCAGGCCAGTAATGGTGATGTCTATTATCGGGTAAGTCGTTTTGAAAAATACGGTGCCTTGTCGGGTAAAAAAACAGACGAATTATTAGCCGGTGCGCGAATTGCTGTCGATGAGGCAAAGGAAGATCCCCGAGATTTTGCCTTATGGAAGGCTGCTGCGGCTGAGGAAGTACATTGGGATTCACCCTGGGGAAAGGGGCGCCCGGGCTGGCATATTGAGTGCTCGGCGATGTCTACCTGCTGTTTGGGTGAGAGCTTTGATATTCACGGCGGCGGGCCGGATTTGGTGTTTCCTCATCACGAGAACGAAATAGCGCAGTCTGAAGCCGCCACTGGTAAGTCTTACGCCAACACCTGGATGCATGCGGGTGCGGTGCGGGTGGATAATGAAAAAATGTCCAAATCGCTGGGCAATTTCTTCACTATCCGAGAAATTCTCGACAAATATCACCCCGAAGTCGTGCGTTATTTTTTGGTGGGCAGCCACTATCGCAGTGCGATTAATTATTCTGAAGATAATTTGCGGATTGCCCAGCAAAACCTTGAGCGTTTCTACCACGCTCTAAAAGGCTTGGACGTTGCCGCTAGTGACTATCCCAGCCTCGATGCTGACAATGAGTTTGTGTCGCGATTCGATAAGGCGATGGCAGATGATTTTAATGTGCCTGAGGCGTTGGCTGTTATGTATGAGCTGGTGCGGAAGATGAATACGCTACGCGGCACTGGCGATCAGGCTGCATTGAATGAGCATGCGGTGATACTTAAATCCTTGGGTGGCGTTTTGGGGGTTTTGCAAATGCCTGCAACGCAGTTTTTGCAGGCAGGCAGCGACGACGCCATTAGCGGGGACGCTGTAGAAGGTTTGATCGCCGAGCGCGCCCAAGCGAAAAAAGACAAAGATTTTGCCCGGGCGGATGAAATTCGCCAATCTTTGCTAGACCAGGGCGTGGTGCTGGAAGACAGTCGTCAGGGCACCACTTGGCGTCGAGAATCTGCAGACTAG
- a CDS encoding peptidylprolyl isomerase: MVIFKTNFGDIKIELDFEKAPKTAANFKQYVQEGFYDGVIFHRVINGFMVQGGGFEPGMKEKTTREPIENEADNGLKNEEGTLAMARTMDPHSASAQFFINVKDNDFLNHSSKSMQGWGYAVFAKVSDGMDVVEKIKAVPTTSKAGHQDVPAEDVVIEKAIWED, translated from the coding sequence ATGGTTATCTTTAAAACAAATTTTGGCGACATCAAAATCGAGTTGGACTTTGAGAAAGCCCCCAAAACGGCAGCAAACTTCAAGCAATACGTCCAAGAAGGTTTTTATGACGGTGTTATCTTCCACCGCGTAATCAACGGTTTTATGGTGCAAGGCGGTGGTTTTGAGCCCGGCATGAAAGAAAAAACAACCCGTGAGCCCATTGAGAACGAAGCGGACAACGGCCTGAAAAATGAAGAAGGCACCTTGGCAATGGCCCGCACCATGGACCCCCACTCAGCCAGTGCCCAGTTCTTCATTAACGTCAAAGACAACGACTTTTTGAACCACAGCAGCAAGTCTATGCAAGGCTGGGGCTACGCTGTTTTTGCTAAAGTAAGCGACGGCATGGACGTGGTTGAGAAAATAAAAGCTGTGCCCACCACCAGCAAAGCCGGTCATCAAGATGTACCCGCTGAAGACGTGGTTATCGAGAAGGCTATTTGGGAAGACTGA
- a CDS encoding OmpA family protein: MALFSRLVSSLFLSLVLAQSATADPISDLLEALGIQSLLRDAPIVGTIGASVLDPNGTGDNDFLGADALNPENDLGLTLLSGELLGFGNKTGSDTALPLDFLGLGDLLGALGLTYEAGFAGQLRGLLAQDGMITSALVGTLGDVSSLLSTDLLGLEGFALPNGGVGLPGLNDQPLGLAILGAANSGNASSDGLLGLSLLTPGSSGNGGLIGVSVLSGDNSGNGSAIGLAILSGSNSGNGDNIGASVLGGDNAGNGGDLGVGVLNGNNSGNGGTIGGVAVLNGDNSGNGDLVGVGVLNGANSGNGDSIAAGVLNGDNSGNGSVAAAVLNGNNSGNSETISLAGLNGSSSGNSDFATVAAINGDNSGNSGTLSVAAINGADSGNSDFASVGALNGSNSGAGGVITVAALNEANGNGGDDAANSCATTGGVGCDDHEPLATMETCKDGDGDGICDEDDECKDTPAGAPVFLTGCHLTEDAPLVLRGVNFEFDKADLTPESIPILEHAVKVLNAQPSALVAVDGHTDAKGSFEYNDKLSYRRAGTVYDYLIAAGIKSERLVFRGFGENVPVAPNENSDGSDNPEGRAENRRVELNILKADDFMDVKEVNEAGR, translated from the coding sequence ATGGCGTTGTTTTCTCGGCTGGTTTCCAGTCTTTTCTTGTCCTTGGTTTTGGCGCAAAGCGCCACGGCGGACCCTATCTCAGATTTATTAGAGGCGCTGGGTATTCAGTCTTTACTTCGGGATGCTCCGATAGTGGGGACTATTGGTGCCTCTGTGCTTGATCCTAATGGGACGGGTGATAACGACTTTTTGGGTGCCGATGCACTTAATCCAGAAAATGATTTAGGCCTAACGCTGCTTTCTGGAGAGCTTTTAGGCTTCGGTAATAAAACCGGATCGGACACCGCTCTTCCTTTAGATTTTCTAGGCCTGGGTGATTTGCTAGGGGCTTTAGGGCTTACCTATGAAGCCGGTTTTGCCGGCCAACTTCGGGGCTTGCTTGCTCAAGATGGAATGATTACTTCCGCTTTGGTGGGCACCTTGGGTGATGTTTCTTCCTTACTCAGTACCGACCTTTTGGGTTTGGAGGGCTTTGCTTTGCCTAATGGCGGGGTCGGCTTACCCGGTTTAAATGACCAGCCGCTGGGTTTGGCTATTTTGGGAGCGGCTAACTCGGGTAATGCTTCTTCCGACGGCCTGTTGGGTTTATCACTGCTGACGCCGGGTTCTTCAGGTAACGGCGGTTTAATTGGCGTGTCTGTTTTGTCGGGTGATAACTCTGGTAATGGTAGTGCGATTGGATTGGCGATTTTAAGCGGCAGCAATAGTGGCAATGGCGACAACATTGGTGCCAGTGTATTAGGCGGCGACAACGCAGGTAATGGTGGCGATCTAGGGGTTGGCGTTCTTAACGGTAATAACAGTGGCAATGGCGGCACAATTGGTGGCGTGGCTGTTTTAAACGGTGACAACAGCGGCAATGGTGATCTCGTTGGTGTCGGTGTATTGAATGGCGCTAACAGTGGTAACGGCGATTCGATTGCTGCTGGGGTACTTAACGGTGACAACAGTGGTAATGGTTCTGTTGCTGCAGCTGTGCTTAATGGCAACAATTCTGGCAACTCTGAAACAATTTCTCTTGCTGGCTTGAATGGCAGCAGCTCAGGCAATTCTGATTTTGCCACGGTTGCGGCAATTAACGGTGATAATTCGGGTAACTCTGGCACTCTTTCGGTGGCCGCCATAAATGGTGCCGATTCAGGTAATAGTGATTTTGCTTCAGTGGGCGCACTGAATGGTAGCAACTCCGGTGCCGGTGGCGTGATTACGGTTGCGGCATTAAACGAAGCTAATGGTAATGGCGGTGATGATGCGGCGAATTCTTGCGCGACTACCGGTGGTGTTGGCTGTGATGATCACGAGCCTTTGGCGACGATGGAAACGTGTAAAGACGGCGATGGCGATGGTATCTGCGACGAAGACGACGAATGCAAAGATACCCCGGCAGGTGCGCCAGTATTTTTAACGGGCTGTCATCTCACTGAGGATGCGCCACTGGTATTGCGCGGTGTTAATTTTGAATTTGATAAAGCGGATCTGACGCCAGAATCTATTCCCATTCTTGAGCATGCGGTAAAAGTATTGAATGCCCAGCCTTCGGCCTTGGTTGCTGTGGATGGACACACCGATGCTAAAGGCAGCTTTGAATACAATGACAAACTCTCGTACCGCAGGGCGGGCACGGTCTACGATTACCTGATTGCTGCGGGTATTAAAAGTGAGCGACTGGTGTTTCGTGGCTTTGGTGAAAATGTGCCTGTAGCGCCTAATGAGAATAGCGATGGTAGTGACAACCCGGAAGGGCGTGCCGAAAACCGTCGGGTTGAGCTTAATATTTTGAAAGCTGATGATTTTATGGATGTTAAGGAAGTTAACGAGGCTGGCCGATAG
- a CDS encoding lysophospholipid acyltransferase family protein, whose product MGRVKKPKVIGPGQKIARGILVIIMDMLFGVCKTLRSSNDPKMETPCIIALFHDELIPLCSHYRHRDFTTIASQNHFGYGIARSLEKIGFEVALGSPSRGGQDAFFQLLRAARKGRTVAFTVDGSRGPRHEMKAGALTLARKAKVPLYLMRGEYKGWRIENTWDKSKLPRPFSDLKIHVERFHWEDYPEDTEFEVINQDAQRRLLALLPDDYRPAHNAN is encoded by the coding sequence ATGGGGCGCGTTAAAAAGCCAAAAGTCATAGGCCCAGGGCAAAAAATCGCCCGAGGTATCTTAGTTATTATTATGGATATGCTGTTCGGAGTGTGTAAAACCCTGCGCAGCAGCAACGACCCAAAGATGGAAACCCCTTGCATCATTGCACTGTTTCACGATGAGCTGATCCCTCTTTGTAGCCACTACCGCCATCGCGACTTTACCACCATCGCCTCCCAAAACCATTTTGGCTACGGCATTGCCCGATCACTGGAAAAAATCGGCTTTGAAGTTGCCCTGGGTTCACCCAGCCGTGGCGGCCAAGATGCCTTTTTTCAATTGCTGCGCGCCGCACGTAAAGGTCGAACCGTTGCTTTCACTGTTGACGGGTCCAGAGGCCCTCGCCACGAAATGAAAGCTGGTGCCTTAACCCTGGCCCGCAAAGCCAAGGTCCCCCTATATTTAATGCGCGGCGAATATAAAGGCTGGCGAATTGAAAACACTTGGGACAAAAGCAAACTCCCCCGCCCCTTTAGCGACCTGAAAATTCACGTCGAACGCTTTCACTGGGAAGACTACCCAGAAGATACCGAATTTGAAGTGATTAATCAGGATGCCCAACGACGCTTATTGGCCCTACTTCCAGACGACTACAGGCCTGCGCACAATGCTAATTAA